In the Sphingomonas sp. LM7 genome, one interval contains:
- a CDS encoding VOC family protein: protein MPQMIFVNLPVKDVARSTAFYEAIGCTKDPRFSNENASGMQLSDTIFFMILAEDFFRTFTPKQIANAHATTEVLVALSCDGREAVDAIVEKAAAAGGKGDIREKQDMGFMYGRSFEDPDGHIFEPFFMDMAAAMAAFPDGPAHEPA, encoded by the coding sequence ATGCCGCAGATGATCTTCGTGAACCTGCCCGTGAAGGATGTCGCCAGGTCGACGGCATTCTACGAGGCGATCGGCTGCACCAAGGATCCGCGCTTCAGCAACGAAAACGCGAGCGGGATGCAGCTTTCGGACACGATCTTCTTCATGATCCTTGCCGAGGACTTCTTCAGGACGTTCACCCCGAAGCAGATCGCGAATGCGCATGCCACCACTGAAGTGCTGGTTGCGCTGTCTTGCGATGGCCGCGAGGCAGTCGACGCGATCGTCGAGAAGGCGGCGGCAGCCGGCGGCAAGGGGGATATCCGCGAGAAGCAGGACATGGGCTTCATGTACGGCCGCAGCTTCGAGGATCCCGACGGCCACATCTTCGAGCCGTTCTTCATGGACATGGCAGCGGCGATGGCGGCCTTCCCCGACGGCCCGGCGCACGAACCTGCCTGA
- a CDS encoding DUF4287 domain-containing protein has translation MSFQAYLTNIEAKTGKSPADFRAYAAAKGWLAGGTLRPEVKAGVVVADLKQEFALGHGHAMAIVALLKGMKKEGDA, from the coding sequence ATGTCATTCCAGGCGTATCTGACCAATATCGAGGCGAAGACCGGCAAGAGCCCCGCCGACTTTCGCGCCTATGCCGCGGCGAAGGGCTGGCTCGCCGGCGGGACGCTTCGGCCCGAGGTGAAGGCCGGCGTGGTCGTCGCCGATCTCAAGCAGGAATTCGCGCTCGGCCACGGCCACGCGATGGCGATCGTCGCATTGCTCAAGGGCATGAAAAAAGAAGGCGACGCCTGA
- a CDS encoding SRPBCC domain-containing protein, with product MPANDETRELWVEKRIDAPIDAVWKAWTDHLEEWWCPKPWTTELIQLDLRAGGRAAMIMRGPDGEENAIEGVILEVVPGRKIVWSDVFKAGWVPSDPFMAGTWEFTPQGDKTLYRGSARHWSEEAYQQHKLMGFEAGWGVAARQLEAVAKRIAETADA from the coding sequence ATGCCCGCCAATGACGAGACTCGCGAGCTTTGGGTCGAGAAGCGCATCGACGCGCCGATCGATGCGGTGTGGAAGGCGTGGACCGACCATCTCGAGGAATGGTGGTGCCCCAAGCCGTGGACCACCGAGCTGATCCAGCTGGACCTGCGCGCAGGCGGCCGCGCCGCGATGATCATGCGCGGTCCGGACGGCGAGGAGAATGCGATCGAGGGGGTGATCCTGGAAGTCGTTCCGGGCCGGAAGATCGTCTGGAGCGATGTCTTCAAGGCTGGGTGGGTTCCCAGTGACCCGTTCATGGCCGGCACGTGGGAGTTTACGCCCCAAGGCGACAAGACGCTGTACCGCGGCAGCGCACGCCACTGGTCCGAAGAGGCGTATCAGCAGCACAAGCTGATGGGCTTCGAAGCGGGTTGGGGCGTCGCCGCCCGCCAGCTCGAAGCCGTGGCCAAGCGGATCGCGGAGACGGCCGATGCGTAA
- a CDS encoding dihydrofolate reductase family protein, whose product MRKIIGGAFVSLDGVMQAPGGPEEDQTGGFAYGGWLASIFDEGLGNQVDTLFGKPFDLLLGRKTYEIFAAHWPFVPEEDEIGAIFRGNRKYVLSRGGVDLSWQGSERLANLDDLARIRDGEGPNLVIQGSSTLYPQLLERGLIDRLVIMTAPVLLGQGKRLFGEGTPAGSWRLLEHRVTVNGMAMGTYEPAGPIETGSFAMDEPSMQELARREKWKAEA is encoded by the coding sequence ATGCGTAAGATCATCGGCGGCGCGTTCGTCTCGCTCGATGGCGTGATGCAGGCGCCGGGCGGTCCCGAAGAGGACCAGACCGGCGGCTTCGCTTATGGCGGCTGGCTCGCCTCGATCTTCGACGAGGGCCTTGGCAACCAAGTCGATACACTTTTCGGCAAGCCCTTCGATCTGCTGCTCGGGCGCAAGACCTACGAGATCTTCGCGGCGCACTGGCCGTTCGTGCCGGAGGAAGACGAGATTGGCGCGATCTTCCGCGGCAATCGCAAATATGTGCTGAGTCGCGGCGGCGTCGATTTGAGCTGGCAGGGCAGCGAGCGGCTGGCCAACTTGGACGACCTCGCGCGGATCAGGGACGGGGAGGGGCCGAACCTGGTGATCCAGGGCAGCTCGACGCTCTATCCGCAACTGCTCGAGCGCGGGCTGATCGACCGGCTGGTGATAATGACGGCGCCGGTGCTGCTGGGCCAAGGCAAGCGGCTGTTCGGCGAGGGCACGCCGGCGGGCTCGTGGCGGCTGCTCGAACACCGAGTGACGGTAAACGGCATGGCGATGGGAACCTATGAGCCGGCCGGGCCGATCGAGACAGGTTCGTTCGCGATGGACGAACCCTCGATGCAGGAACTTGCGCGGCGGGAGAAATGGAAGGCCGAGGCCTAA
- a CDS encoding DUF899 family protein, with the protein MTVETILPPAEVLAAHAKSCWPGESAEYRAARTALLAEEIALRRQLERVAEQRRALPPGPAVARDYQFEGAEGPVTLAELFGDKETLIVYAWMFGPERERPCPMCTSLLSAWEGEALDIQQRVALAVTARSPLDKLEAFAAERGWRHLPLYSDTSGDFSRDYDALIPDVGEIPQLLVFTRRDGTIRFFWAGEMDDTTADPGQDPRGAPDLMPLWTILDFTPEGRGADWYPSLTYPAQ; encoded by the coding sequence GGTAGAGACGATCCTGCCACCCGCCGAAGTACTCGCTGCGCATGCCAAGTCGTGCTGGCCGGGCGAGAGCGCCGAATATCGCGCCGCCCGCACCGCACTGCTCGCCGAAGAGATCGCGTTGCGTCGGCAGTTAGAACGGGTGGCCGAACAACGCCGGGCGCTGCCGCCGGGGCCTGCGGTGGCCCGCGACTATCAGTTCGAGGGCGCCGAAGGCCCGGTGACGCTCGCCGAGCTGTTCGGCGACAAGGAAACGCTCATCGTCTACGCGTGGATGTTCGGACCCGAGCGCGAGCGGCCGTGCCCGATGTGCACGTCCTTGCTGTCGGCCTGGGAAGGGGAGGCGCTGGACATCCAGCAGCGCGTGGCGCTGGCGGTCACGGCGCGATCGCCGCTCGACAAGCTCGAAGCCTTTGCGGCGGAGCGGGGGTGGCGCCATCTGCCGCTCTATTCCGACACGAGCGGCGACTTCAGCCGCGACTATGACGCGTTGATCCCCGATGTCGGCGAGATCCCGCAGCTGCTGGTGTTCACGCGCCGCGACGGCACGATCCGCTTCTTCTGGGCCGGCGAGATGGACGACACCACCGCCGATCCGGGCCAGGATCCGCGCGGCGCACCCGATTTGATGCCGCTTTGGACGATTTTGGACTTCACCCCCGAGGGACGCGGTGCAGACTGGTATCCGTCGCTCACCTACCCCGCACAATAG
- a CDS encoding VOC family protein — MDKQLTTCVWYNYTAEEAANFYVSLFPDARITSVQRTPADTPSQKAGEVIVVEFELLGQKFIGLNGGPQFQHSEAVSFVIHTDSQEETDKYWDAIVGNGGAESQCGWCKDKWGVSWQVTPKRLVELVFANPDPAAGKRAMDAMMTMKKIDIAAIEAAAAG, encoded by the coding sequence ATGGACAAGCAACTGACCACGTGTGTGTGGTACAATTACACCGCCGAGGAAGCCGCGAACTTCTATGTGTCGCTGTTCCCCGACGCCCGGATCACCAGTGTTCAGCGCACCCCGGCCGATACGCCCTCGCAAAAGGCGGGCGAAGTGATCGTCGTCGAGTTCGAGCTACTCGGGCAGAAGTTCATCGGCTTGAACGGCGGGCCGCAATTCCAGCACAGCGAAGCGGTCAGCTTCGTCATCCACACAGACAGCCAGGAAGAAACCGACAAGTATTGGGACGCGATCGTCGGCAATGGCGGCGCGGAATCGCAGTGCGGCTGGTGCAAGGATAAATGGGGCGTCAGCTGGCAGGTTACTCCCAAGCGCTTGGTCGAACTGGTCTTTGCCAATCCCGACCCTGCCGCCGGCAAGCGTGCAATGGATGCGATGATGACGATGAAGAAGATCGACATCGCTGCGATCGAAGCTGCGGCGGCGGGCTGA
- a CDS encoding DUF1428 domain-containing protein produces the protein MIYASFDSILEQGAGGKPGYVDGFVVAVPEGKKDAYVAMALKAAAMFEKNGALRVVETWSSDVPEGKVTDYNRATLREEGEQIVYSWIEWPDKDTRVAAWDKIMADPEMQPGDDMPFDGKRMMWGGFVPVLDETFG, from the coding sequence ATGATCTATGCCAGCTTCGATTCGATCCTGGAGCAGGGCGCGGGCGGCAAGCCGGGCTATGTCGATGGCTTCGTCGTCGCAGTGCCGGAGGGCAAGAAGGACGCCTATGTCGCGATGGCGCTAAAGGCTGCGGCGATGTTCGAGAAAAATGGCGCGCTGCGCGTTGTCGAGACGTGGAGCAGCGACGTCCCCGAGGGCAAGGTCACCGACTATAACCGCGCCACGCTGCGCGAGGAGGGCGAGCAGATCGTCTATTCGTGGATCGAATGGCCCGACAAGGACACCCGCGTCGCGGCCTGGGACAAGATCATGGCCGATCCGGAAATGCAGCCCGGCGACGACATGCCCTTCGACGGCAAGCGGATGATGTGGGGCGGGTTCGTGCCGGTCCTCGACGAAACCTTCGGTTGA
- a CDS encoding glutathione S-transferase family protein codes for MMLELYAHPFSSYCWKVLIPLYENDTRFTYRSLEDEGNPAELARLWPIGKFPLLVDGGRPVMESSVIIEHLQRFHPGPVTFVPDGDAALEVRMLDRIFDNHVMQQMTRVVADALRGPEHHDPVEVQEAKAALQKAYAWLDTWLEGREWVAAGAFSLADCAAAPSLFYADWVDPIPEARANLRAYRARLLARPSVARAVDEARPYRAYFPLGAPDRD; via the coding sequence CTGATGCTCGAACTCTACGCGCATCCCTTCTCGTCCTATTGCTGGAAGGTGCTGATCCCGCTCTACGAGAACGACACGCGCTTCACCTATCGCTCGCTCGAAGACGAGGGGAATCCTGCCGAACTTGCGCGGCTCTGGCCGATCGGCAAGTTCCCGCTGCTCGTCGATGGCGGGCGTCCGGTGATGGAATCGAGCGTGATCATCGAGCATCTCCAGCGCTTCCATCCAGGGCCGGTGACGTTCGTTCCGGACGGCGACGCGGCACTGGAGGTGCGGATGCTCGACCGCATCTTCGACAATCATGTTATGCAGCAGATGACGCGCGTTGTAGCCGATGCGCTGCGCGGCCCGGAACACCACGATCCGGTCGAAGTACAGGAAGCCAAGGCGGCGCTGCAAAAGGCCTATGCGTGGCTCGATACCTGGCTCGAAGGCCGCGAATGGGTGGCGGCGGGGGCGTTCTCGCTCGCCGACTGCGCGGCGGCACCGTCGCTCTTCTACGCCGATTGGGTCGATCCCATCCCCGAGGCCCGTGCCAACCTGCGCGCTTATCGCGCCCGGCTACTCGCGCGCCCGTCGGTGGCACGCGCAGTCGATGAGGCACGGCCCTATCGCGCCTATTTCCCGCTCGGCGCCCCCGACAGAGACTGA
- a CDS encoding VOC family protein — protein sequence MTNPHGTPIWYELITGDPDAAGAFYQKVIGWQDGGCPGGTAEGMGDYHVWLAPDGQGVAGMMKTPEGAPPEPRWFGYIGVDDVDAAAEKIVAAGGAIHMPPTTLEGVGRMAMVADPQGVTFYVMKGASPEASTSFKRMAPGHGEWNELQTSDDQAALAFYGDQFGWTKDGAMPMGEMGEYSFLSHDGGMIGAVMKAPPGETPGWGYFFRVGDIDEAKQRIDEAGGSITHGPMEVPGGDFVIYATDPHGAKFGVVGSRG from the coding sequence ATGACCAATCCCCATGGAACGCCGATCTGGTACGAGCTGATCACCGGTGACCCCGACGCTGCCGGCGCCTTTTACCAGAAGGTGATCGGCTGGCAGGACGGCGGCTGCCCCGGCGGCACTGCCGAGGGTATGGGCGACTATCATGTCTGGCTTGCACCCGACGGGCAGGGCGTGGCGGGGATGATGAAGACTCCCGAAGGTGCGCCGCCCGAGCCGCGCTGGTTCGGCTATATCGGCGTCGATGATGTCGATGCCGCCGCGGAGAAGATCGTCGCGGCGGGCGGGGCGATCCACATGCCGCCGACCACGCTGGAAGGCGTCGGCCGGATGGCGATGGTCGCTGATCCGCAGGGTGTGACCTTCTATGTGATGAAAGGTGCGAGCCCCGAGGCGAGCACGTCGTTCAAGCGCATGGCCCCAGGGCACGGCGAGTGGAACGAGCTCCAGACCAGCGACGATCAGGCCGCGCTTGCGTTCTACGGCGACCAGTTCGGCTGGACCAAGGACGGCGCAATGCCGATGGGCGAGATGGGCGAGTACAGCTTCCTAAGCCATGATGGCGGCATGATCGGCGCAGTGATGAAGGCACCCCCGGGCGAGACGCCGGGCTGGGGCTATTTCTTCCGCGTCGGCGACATCGACGAAGCCAAGCAGCGGATCGACGAAGCCGGCGGCTCGATCACGCACGGCCCCATGGAAGTGCCGGGCGGGGACTTTGTGATCTACGCGACCGATCCGCACGGCGCGAAGTTCGGCGTGGTGGGATCGCGCGGCTGA
- a CDS encoding glutathione S-transferase family protein — translation MAIEITAFNWVPDFARGYVRDLRPRWACEEIGLPYTTRLISPVPPKPADYLCEQPWGQVPVLHDGGVQLFESGAILLHLAERDERLLPRDPQARATVLAWLFAAFNSVEPWLFELGNVEIFSKDEPWAKLRKPSLVKDTGKRLDGLMEALGDREWLGDGFSVADVAMVTVLRNADHEDLMSSRPRLADYVARGTARPAFRRALAAQLADFRPEPVAA, via the coding sequence ATGGCAATCGAAATCACTGCCTTCAACTGGGTGCCCGATTTCGCCCGCGGCTATGTCCGCGACTTGCGCCCGCGCTGGGCGTGCGAGGAGATCGGCCTGCCCTACACCACGCGGCTGATCAGCCCGGTCCCGCCCAAGCCTGCCGACTATTTGTGCGAGCAGCCCTGGGGTCAGGTGCCGGTGCTGCACGACGGCGGCGTGCAATTGTTCGAAAGCGGGGCGATCCTGCTCCATTTGGCCGAGCGTGACGAACGGCTGCTGCCCCGCGATCCGCAGGCGCGCGCGACGGTCCTCGCCTGGCTGTTCGCTGCGTTCAACAGCGTCGAGCCCTGGCTGTTCGAGCTCGGCAATGTCGAGATATTCTCGAAGGACGAGCCATGGGCGAAGCTGCGCAAGCCGAGCCTGGTCAAGGACACCGGCAAACGGCTGGACGGGCTGATGGAGGCGCTTGGCGACCGCGAATGGCTCGGCGATGGCTTCAGCGTAGCGGACGTCGCGATGGTCACGGTGCTGCGCAACGCCGATCACGAAGACCTGATGTCGAGCCGTCCGCGGCTCGCCGACTATGTCGCGCGCGGCACTGCGCGCCCGGCATTCCGGCGCGCGCTCGCCGCGCAACTCGCGGACTTCCGGCCCGAGCCGGTCGCCGCCTGA